In Massilia forsythiae, one DNA window encodes the following:
- a CDS encoding O-linked N-acetylglucosamine transferase, SPINDLY family protein yields MQTAINVPRASDDIEQHRRAVRLNPRDANAHALLGLALLRKRELEEGIAGLRRALELNPKVKGLHAVLAAALFESGRHAEAESAYRQALRFQDAADLHQGLADTLLRLGRPVEAEASARHAAELAPANVNCLISLASALHAQRRREELLPVFRRALELAPDHVDVRYDLGATLHDLRRHGEALECYAAVLALQPDHFNAHRHTGLSLQALKQFEAAAAALERALEIVPDHVDTLCDLGATLQSDGRLPRALAVFERVLEREPDNRHALAGLSSVRFALGEWQEAVRLARHALEIAPTPYAHSMLLFMLSHCCLDGAELTREHFAYGERWETPLIEARKPHANERDPQRRIRVGFVSGDLYNHAVSRFVAPVFDAFKDSTQIDVHIYYNNKVEDAMTQQHRANVSGWRSIVHLDDDAAEALIRADGIDILIDLSGHSALNRLPLFARRPAPVQATWIGYAGTTGLQGMDYILCDRYLVPDDRYDDQFSERIVRLPLGAPFLPEQNAPPVNPLPALANGYLTFGSFHRASKLSRDVVAQWARLLHALPDAKMLLGGLQAGVDDVLVDWFELEGVGRERLLLRERVPMHQYMLQHYEVDVCLSPFPYTGATTIGHALWMGVPTLATVGATNPSQAATTFMAHLGLDTFITEDEDTYVKLGVFLAQNTSALAAMRAGMRERFLKSVLGYPGVAAAGLELALVRMWQRWCAGELPVPLRVTLSDLVPADADTAAEPA; encoded by the coding sequence ATGCAGACTGCGATTAACGTCCCGCGCGCAAGCGATGATATCGAACAGCACCGCCGTGCGGTGCGCCTGAACCCGCGCGACGCCAACGCCCACGCCCTGCTCGGCCTGGCGCTGCTGCGCAAGCGCGAACTCGAGGAAGGCATCGCCGGGTTGCGCCGCGCGCTCGAACTGAACCCGAAGGTGAAGGGCCTGCATGCGGTGCTGGCGGCAGCGCTGTTCGAATCCGGGCGCCACGCGGAAGCGGAAAGCGCGTACCGCCAGGCGCTGCGCTTCCAGGACGCGGCCGACCTGCACCAGGGCCTGGCCGACACGCTGCTGCGCCTGGGCCGCCCGGTCGAGGCTGAGGCCAGCGCGCGGCACGCGGCCGAACTGGCGCCGGCCAACGTGAATTGCCTGATCAGCCTCGCTTCGGCCCTGCACGCGCAGCGCCGCCGCGAGGAGCTGCTGCCGGTGTTCCGGCGCGCGCTGGAACTGGCGCCGGACCACGTCGACGTGCGCTACGACCTCGGCGCCACCCTGCACGACCTGCGCCGCCATGGCGAGGCGCTGGAGTGCTACGCCGCCGTGCTCGCGCTGCAGCCGGACCACTTCAATGCGCACCGCCACACCGGCTTGAGCCTGCAGGCGCTGAAGCAATTCGAGGCCGCGGCGGCGGCGCTGGAGCGCGCGCTGGAGATCGTGCCGGACCACGTCGACACGCTGTGCGACCTGGGCGCCACCCTGCAGTCGGACGGCAGGCTGCCGCGCGCGCTGGCGGTGTTCGAGCGTGTGCTGGAACGCGAGCCCGACAACCGGCATGCGCTGGCCGGCCTGTCCAGCGTCCGCTTCGCGCTGGGCGAATGGCAGGAAGCCGTGCGCCTGGCGCGGCATGCGCTGGAAATCGCGCCGACCCCGTACGCGCACAGCATGCTGCTGTTCATGCTCAGCCACTGCTGCCTGGACGGCGCCGAACTGACGCGCGAGCACTTCGCCTACGGCGAGCGCTGGGAAACGCCGCTGATCGAGGCGCGCAAGCCGCATGCGAACGAGCGCGATCCGCAGCGCCGCATCCGCGTCGGCTTCGTGTCGGGCGACCTCTACAACCACGCCGTGTCGCGCTTCGTGGCGCCGGTGTTCGACGCCTTCAAGGACAGCACGCAAATCGACGTCCATATCTACTACAACAACAAGGTCGAGGACGCGATGACGCAGCAGCACCGCGCCAACGTCAGCGGCTGGCGTTCGATCGTGCACCTCGACGACGATGCCGCCGAGGCGCTGATCCGTGCGGACGGCATCGACATCCTGATCGATTTGTCGGGCCACTCGGCGCTGAACCGCCTGCCGCTGTTCGCGCGCCGGCCGGCGCCGGTGCAGGCCACCTGGATCGGCTATGCCGGCACCACCGGCCTGCAGGGCATGGACTACATCCTGTGCGACCGCTACCTGGTGCCGGACGATCGCTACGACGACCAGTTCAGCGAGCGCATCGTGCGCCTGCCGCTGGGCGCGCCCTTCCTGCCCGAGCAGAACGCGCCGCCGGTCAATCCCTTGCCGGCGCTGGCCAACGGCTACCTGACCTTCGGCAGCTTCCACCGTGCCAGCAAGCTGTCGCGCGACGTGGTCGCCCAATGGGCGCGCCTGCTGCACGCGCTGCCGGACGCCAAGATGCTGCTGGGCGGCCTGCAGGCCGGCGTCGACGACGTGCTGGTCGACTGGTTCGAACTGGAAGGCGTCGGGCGCGAACGCCTGCTGCTGCGCGAGCGCGTGCCCATGCACCAGTACATGCTGCAGCATTACGAAGTGGACGTGTGCCTGAGCCCCTTCCCCTACACCGGCGCCACCACCATCGGCCACGCGCTGTGGATGGGCGTGCCGACGCTGGCCACGGTCGGCGCCACCAACCCGAGCCAGGCCGCCACCACCTTCATGGCGCACCTGGGGCTGGACACCTTCATCACCGAGGACGAGGACACCTACGTCAAGCTGGGCGTGTTCCTGGCGCAGAACACGAGCGCCCTGGCGGCGATGCGCGCGGGGATGCGCGAGCGCTTCCTGAAGTCGGTGCTCGGCTATCCGGGCGTGGCGGCGGCCGGCCTGGAACTGGCGCTGGTGCGCATGTGGCAGCGCTGGTGCGCGGGCGAGCTGCCCGTGCCGCTGCGCGTGACGCTGTCCGACCTGGTGCCGGCCGACGCCGACACCGCCGCCGAACCCGCCTGA
- a CDS encoding DegT/DnrJ/EryC1/StrS family aminotransferase, with amino-acid sequence MKTIRSRTDLAINGAAPAFDEMLHVGRPNMGDRDAFMRHVEDIFERRWLSNDGPLVKEFEGKVAAHLGVKHCVAMCNGTIALEIAIRALGLEGEVIVPAYTFVATAHALQWQGITPVFADIDPATHTLDPAAVRKMITPRTSGIIGVHLWGRAAPVEGLQAIADEHGLKLMFDAAHAFTCTHGGRRIGSFGACEVLSFHATKFFNSFEGGAVVTDDDELANTARLMRNFGFSGLDQVSYPGTNGKMIEIAAAMGLVNLASVDDVVAANRANYHAYRAALAGIPGVRLLAFDEAERNNYQYVIIETTPECALSRDALVDTLRAENILARRYFWPGCHRMEPYRSLFPHAGLLLPATEAVAASVIVLPTGQTMDADKIAVVGQVMRTALQAD; translated from the coding sequence ATGAAAACCATCCGCAGCCGCACCGACCTCGCCATCAACGGCGCCGCGCCCGCTTTCGACGAGATGCTGCACGTGGGCCGCCCCAACATGGGCGACCGCGACGCCTTCATGCGCCACGTGGAAGACATCTTCGAGCGCCGCTGGCTCAGCAACGACGGCCCGCTGGTCAAGGAATTCGAAGGCAAGGTGGCCGCGCACCTGGGCGTCAAGCATTGCGTCGCCATGTGCAACGGCACCATCGCGCTCGAGATCGCGATCCGCGCGCTCGGCCTGGAGGGCGAAGTGATCGTCCCGGCCTACACCTTCGTCGCCACCGCCCACGCGCTGCAGTGGCAGGGCATCACCCCGGTGTTCGCCGACATCGATCCGGCCACGCACACGCTCGATCCGGCCGCGGTGCGCAAGATGATCACGCCGCGCACCAGCGGCATCATCGGCGTGCACCTGTGGGGCCGCGCCGCGCCGGTCGAGGGCCTGCAGGCGATCGCCGACGAGCACGGCCTGAAGCTGATGTTCGACGCCGCCCACGCCTTCACCTGCACCCATGGCGGCCGCCGCATCGGCAGCTTCGGCGCCTGCGAGGTTCTGAGCTTCCATGCGACGAAATTCTTCAATTCCTTCGAGGGCGGCGCGGTCGTCACCGACGACGACGAATTGGCCAACACCGCGCGCCTGATGCGCAACTTCGGCTTTTCCGGCCTGGACCAGGTCAGCTATCCGGGCACCAACGGCAAGATGATCGAGATCGCCGCCGCCATGGGCCTGGTCAACCTGGCATCGGTGGACGACGTGGTCGCCGCCAACCGCGCCAACTACCACGCCTACCGCGCCGCGCTGGCCGGCATCCCGGGCGTGCGCCTGCTGGCGTTCGACGAGGCCGAGCGCAACAACTACCAATACGTGATCATCGAGACCACGCCGGAGTGCGCGCTGTCGCGCGATGCGCTGGTCGACACCCTGCGTGCTGAAAACATCCTGGCGCGCCGCTACTTCTGGCCGGGCTGCCACCGCATGGAGCCGTACCGCTCGCTGTTCCCGCACGCCGGCCTGCTGCTGCCGGCGACCGAGGCCGTGGCCGCCAGCGTGATCGTGCTGCCGACCGGGCAGACCATGGACGCGGACAAGATCGCCGTGGTCGGCCAGGTGATGCGCACCGCGCTGCAGGCGGATTGA
- a CDS encoding flagellin N-terminal helical domain-containing protein, whose product MLSLHTNNAALSAQSSLTKTQASLSTSMTRLSTGYRINSAQDDAAGLQIASRLKAQSSGMAVAMRNTQNATSMLQTADGALDEVSNMLIRMKDLATQAADSSSTADDKTAMQSEYDALGKELGNVLKNTSFGGKTLMVGGTIASAMTFQIGASSSETMSVDLSTDMSSVVTNVSSAAANYSAATTGTELTSSANATIGSLDTALASVNKVRSGLGAAANRLDHVYNNLSNISTNTKAATGLIMDVDFATESSNMTSSQMLMQAGTAMLKQTNSMSSMVMSLLQ is encoded by the coding sequence ATGCTGAGCCTTCACACCAACAACGCCGCACTGTCGGCCCAAAGTTCGCTGACCAAGACCCAAGCGTCGCTGTCGACCTCGATGACCCGCCTGTCGACCGGCTACCGCATCAACTCGGCGCAGGACGACGCCGCCGGCCTGCAGATCGCCTCGCGCCTGAAAGCGCAATCGTCGGGCATGGCCGTCGCCATGCGCAACACCCAGAACGCCACCTCGATGCTGCAGACCGCCGACGGCGCGCTGGACGAAGTCAGCAACATGCTGATCCGCATGAAGGACCTGGCAACCCAGGCCGCCGACTCGTCCTCGACCGCCGACGACAAGACCGCGATGCAGTCGGAATACGATGCACTGGGCAAGGAACTGGGCAACGTCCTGAAGAACACCAGCTTCGGCGGCAAGACCCTGATGGTCGGCGGCACCATCGCTTCGGCGATGACCTTCCAGATCGGCGCCTCGTCGAGCGAGACCATGTCGGTCGACCTGTCCACCGACATGAGCTCGGTCGTCACCAACGTGTCGAGCGCCGCCGCCAACTACTCGGCCGCCACCACCGGCACCGAACTGACCTCGTCGGCCAACGCCACCATCGGCTCGCTGGACACCGCGCTGGCATCGGTCAACAAGGTGCGCTCGGGCCTGGGCGCCGCGGCCAACCGCCTGGACCATGTGTACAACAACCTGTCGAACATCAGCACCAACACCAAGGCCGCCACCGGCCTGATCATGGACGTCGATTTCGCGACCGAATCGTCGAACATGACCTCCAGCCAGATGCTGATGCAGGCCGGCACGGCGATGCTGAAGCAGACCAACAGCATGTCCTCGATGGTCATGTCGCTGCTGCAGTAA
- a CDS encoding acetyltransferase, with protein MQHDADGAGFVLAGAGGFGREVRAWLGVYAGAAPVHGFVDDVTLGAHVLGTIDGHAVLEAARYLVCLGDGADRLAVGERLAARGAQLGTLVAPMGNYATDVTRVPGAIFLGMCSVSSTVSVGRCVLVQGFACVGHDVVLEDGVTVSSHAFIGGGAHIGRNATIHPHATVLPRIRVGQGAIVGAGAVVVKDVPDHVTVFGNPAKVIAIRGKD; from the coding sequence ATGCAACATGATGCGGATGGCGCGGGATTCGTGCTGGCCGGCGCCGGCGGCTTCGGCCGCGAGGTGCGCGCCTGGCTGGGCGTGTATGCCGGCGCCGCGCCGGTGCACGGCTTCGTTGACGACGTCACGCTCGGTGCGCACGTGCTGGGCACCATCGACGGCCATGCCGTGCTGGAGGCGGCGCGTTACCTGGTCTGCCTGGGCGACGGTGCCGACCGCCTCGCCGTGGGGGAACGCCTGGCGGCGCGCGGCGCGCAACTGGGCACGCTGGTGGCGCCGATGGGTAACTACGCCACCGACGTGACGCGGGTACCGGGCGCCATCTTCCTCGGCATGTGCAGCGTGTCGTCGACGGTATCGGTGGGACGCTGCGTGCTGGTGCAGGGTTTCGCCTGCGTCGGCCACGACGTGGTGCTGGAAGACGGCGTGACGGTGAGTTCGCACGCCTTTATCGGCGGCGGCGCCCATATCGGCCGCAATGCGACCATCCACCCGCACGCCACCGTCCTGCCTCGCATCCGCGTGGGACAAGGCGCCATCGTCGGCGCCGGGGCGGTGGTGGTGAAGGACGTGCCGGACCATGTGACCGTGTTCGGCAATCCGGCCAAGGTGATCGCGATCCGCGGCAAGGATTGA
- a CDS encoding SDR family NAD(P)-dependent oxidoreductase, with amino-acid sequence MNLNGKRVLVTGATSGIGLATARALAAMGAEVWGLGRDEGRLQALRDGGLNGGQALAFDLLDFSAYRAFAAGLPVFDAVVHSAGVVENSPLRYFSLEKYQRTVDTNQSAPLLLSAELARAAKLGAGGSLVFLASISGTSIGMKGIAAYAASKAALVGMAKVLALELAPKGIRVNCVSPGMVNTELVAGATYLSDEAKRADMQKYPLGGRYAEPREVAGVIAFLVSDHSSFMTGQNLTVDGGYSIQ; translated from the coding sequence ATGAACTTGAACGGCAAACGGGTGCTGGTGACCGGCGCCACCTCCGGCATCGGCCTGGCCACGGCGCGCGCACTGGCGGCGATGGGCGCCGAAGTGTGGGGATTGGGGCGCGACGAAGGAAGACTGCAGGCGCTGCGCGACGGCGGCTTGAACGGCGGCCAGGCGCTCGCCTTCGACCTGCTCGACTTCAGCGCCTACCGCGCCTTCGCCGCCGGCCTGCCGGTGTTCGACGCGGTGGTGCATTCGGCCGGCGTGGTCGAGAACAGCCCGCTGCGCTACTTCTCCCTCGAGAAATACCAGCGCACCGTGGACACCAACCAGTCGGCGCCGCTGTTGCTGAGCGCCGAGCTGGCGCGCGCGGCGAAACTCGGCGCCGGCGGCTCGCTGGTGTTCCTGGCCTCGATCAGCGGCACCAGCATCGGCATGAAGGGCATCGCCGCGTACGCCGCCAGCAAGGCCGCGCTGGTCGGCATGGCCAAGGTGCTGGCGCTGGAACTGGCGCCGAAAGGCATCCGCGTGAATTGCGTCTCGCCCGGCATGGTGAACACCGAACTGGTGGCCGGCGCGACTTACCTGTCGGACGAGGCCAAGCGCGCCGACATGCAGAAGTATCCGCTGGGCGGACGCTATGCCGAGCCGCGCGAAGTGGCCGGCGTGATCGCCTTCCTGGTGTCCGACCATTCGTCGTTCATGACCGGGCAGAACCTGACGGTCGACGGCGGCTACAGCATCCAATAG
- a CDS encoding aromatic ring-hydroxylating oxygenase subunit alpha, whose product MSTDARTMDARTIMPDAYWRDVVLEREYERIFAHGLYVGPAQLLAQDGDYHSYQVCGRPFVTRRAEGELRSFENVCLHRAKLIDPPGRGNRPFRCGYHAWQYDAAGALERAPLAQDACIGRRRLQRCATVERHGLAFMATQGTLDADTGAQALDAAGFELGEFFHEETLEHAANWKLVVENVLESYHLSFVHQDSFVPTGISSASDTRESRFGRDSCLHIANKKDGGAAKGRLIPGSNSDYVHAYVFPNLFVSITGGLVGFVSHFMPQEAGRTLLEWRLFETPLLLAQKNAVRSYIRQNAIDFTRKVLGEDLVVLNQSQIGIRHARGPHQLQPVEGRLAHFHETYMRMMEDGE is encoded by the coding sequence ATGTCTACTGACGCGCGCACGATGGACGCGCGCACGATCATGCCCGACGCCTACTGGCGCGACGTGGTGCTGGAACGGGAATACGAGCGCATCTTCGCGCACGGCCTGTACGTCGGCCCGGCGCAGTTGCTGGCGCAGGACGGCGACTACCACAGCTACCAGGTCTGCGGCCGGCCCTTCGTCACGCGCCGCGCCGAAGGCGAATTGCGCAGCTTCGAGAACGTCTGCCTGCACCGCGCCAAGCTGATCGACCCGCCGGGACGGGGCAACCGGCCGTTCCGCTGCGGCTACCACGCCTGGCAGTACGATGCCGCCGGCGCGCTGGAGCGGGCGCCGCTGGCGCAGGACGCCTGCATCGGACGGCGCCGGTTGCAGCGCTGCGCCACCGTCGAGCGGCACGGCCTGGCCTTCATGGCGACGCAGGGCACGCTCGATGCCGACACCGGTGCGCAGGCGCTGGACGCGGCCGGCTTCGAACTCGGTGAATTCTTCCACGAAGAGACGCTGGAACACGCCGCCAACTGGAAGCTGGTGGTCGAGAACGTGCTGGAATCCTATCACCTGTCGTTCGTGCACCAGGACAGCTTCGTGCCGACCGGGATCAGCTCGGCCTCCGACACCCGCGAAAGCCGGTTCGGGCGCGACTCCTGCCTGCACATCGCCAACAAGAAGGACGGCGGCGCCGCCAAGGGCCGCCTGATCCCGGGTTCCAACTCGGACTACGTGCATGCCTACGTGTTCCCGAACCTGTTCGTCTCCATCACCGGCGGCCTGGTCGGGTTCGTCTCGCATTTCATGCCGCAGGAAGCCGGACGCACGCTGCTCGAATGGCGCTTGTTCGAGACGCCGCTGCTGCTGGCGCAGAAGAACGCGGTGCGCAGCTACATCCGCCAGAACGCCATCGATTTCACGCGCAAGGTGCTGGGCGAAGACCTGGTCGTGCTGAACCAGTCGCAGATCGGCATCCGCCACGCGCGCGGTCCGCACCAGCTGCAGCCGGTCGAGGGGCGCCTGGCGCATTTCCACGAAACCTACATGCGCATGATGGAGGACGGCGAATGA
- a CDS encoding 3-oxoacyl-ACP synthase III family protein, protein MMAPLTGVAIRGVSTAVPGTVARTADYTPLTEAERVKFAAGTGIEQRRVAAPGQCASDLCIAAAADLLARLDWDKSGIGALVMITQTGDHPVPATAIIVQHKLGLPTSCAAFDINLGCSSYPYGLAVLGSTMRTLGIRRALLLVGDVSTRLCSYNDKSSWPLFGDAGSATALELDDGASPIHFDLNSDGAGKDAIIVEAGGLASKRPAADAGFDEVALAPGMARHPSHLRLQGADIFSFAIGAVPPSIRRVLAAAGWELDRVEHVVLHQANKMINDFIRKKVGYPQDREIGTLRDYGNTSSVSIPLTLCAGSTRLAQGGRVLLSGFGVGLSWASATLVLDPGIVLRLFDSDHVY, encoded by the coding sequence ATGATGGCGCCGCTGACCGGGGTCGCCATCCGCGGCGTGTCGACGGCGGTGCCGGGCACCGTGGCGCGTACCGCCGACTACACGCCGCTTACCGAGGCCGAGCGCGTAAAATTCGCGGCCGGCACCGGCATCGAACAGCGGCGCGTGGCGGCGCCCGGCCAGTGCGCCTCCGACCTGTGCATCGCCGCCGCCGCCGACCTGCTGGCGCGCCTGGACTGGGACAAGTCCGGCATCGGCGCGCTGGTGATGATCACGCAAACGGGCGACCACCCGGTGCCGGCCACCGCCATCATCGTCCAGCACAAGCTCGGCCTGCCGACTTCGTGCGCCGCCTTCGACATCAACCTCGGCTGCTCCAGCTATCCGTACGGGCTGGCGGTGCTGGGCTCGACCATGCGCACGCTCGGCATCCGGCGCGCGCTGCTGCTGGTGGGCGACGTCTCCACGCGCCTGTGCTCGTACAACGACAAGTCGAGCTGGCCGCTGTTCGGCGATGCCGGCTCGGCCACCGCGCTGGAACTGGACGACGGCGCCTCGCCGATCCACTTCGACCTGAACTCGGACGGCGCCGGCAAGGACGCGATCATCGTCGAGGCCGGCGGCCTGGCCTCGAAGCGGCCGGCGGCGGACGCCGGTTTCGACGAGGTCGCGCTGGCGCCCGGCATGGCGCGCCATCCGTCGCACCTGCGCCTGCAGGGCGCCGACATCTTCAGCTTCGCCATCGGCGCGGTGCCGCCCAGCATCCGCCGGGTACTGGCCGCGGCCGGCTGGGAGCTGGACCGGGTCGAGCACGTGGTGCTGCACCAGGCCAACAAGATGATCAACGATTTCATCCGCAAGAAGGTCGGCTACCCGCAGGACAGGGAGATCGGCACGCTGCGCGACTACGGCAACACCAGTTCGGTGTCGATCCCGCTGACCCTGTGCGCGGGCAGCACGCGCCTGGCGCAGGGCGGGCGCGTGCTGCTGTCCGGCTTCGGGGTCGGCCTGTCCTGGGCCAGCGCCACGCTCGTGCTGGACCCCGGCATTGTGCTGCGCCTGTTCGACAGCGACCATGTCTACTGA
- a CDS encoding acyl carrier protein: MSIDTFIGHFAEALETGAGALTPQTVFKDLDNWDSLAALSVIAMIDEHYGASIGGADLEKARSLQDLHELVAQRRA, encoded by the coding sequence ATGAGCATCGACACCTTCATCGGCCACTTCGCCGAAGCCCTGGAAACCGGCGCCGGCGCGCTGACGCCGCAGACCGTGTTCAAGGACCTGGACAACTGGGATTCGCTGGCGGCACTGTCGGTCATCGCCATGATCGACGAGCACTACGGCGCCTCGATCGGCGGCGCCGACCTGGAAAAAGCGCGCAGCCTGCAGGACCTGCACGAGCTCGTGGCGCAACGGCGGGCATGA
- a CDS encoding ketoacyl-ACP synthase III: MHARILDLAEWLPAQVLANDELAALYPEWSADKILAKTGIRARRLAAPGETAADLAAAAAERLFAQGVVARAEIDFILLCTQAPDYLLPTTACVLQERLGIARSAGALDFNLGCSGFVVGLSLAKGLVESGAARRVLLLTADTYSKYIHAQDRSVRTLFGDGAAATVVGAADAAAPDGQAIGPFVFGTDGRGAHDLIVATGGARHARDAASGVAQLDANGNLRSRDDLYMNGAEVFAFSLREVPKAIDALLDKAGLAKDDIDYFVLHQANRFMLDALRKKIGVAPEKLPIHMEDVGNTVSSTIPLTLIRMRAAGQLRPGARLMLVGFGVGYSWAATILQL; the protein is encoded by the coding sequence ATGCACGCCCGTATTCTCGACCTGGCCGAATGGCTGCCGGCGCAGGTGCTGGCCAACGACGAACTGGCCGCGCTGTATCCCGAGTGGAGCGCGGACAAGATCCTGGCCAAGACCGGCATCCGTGCGCGCCGCCTCGCCGCGCCCGGCGAGACCGCGGCCGACCTGGCAGCTGCCGCCGCCGAGCGCCTGTTCGCGCAGGGCGTGGTGGCGCGCGCCGAGATCGATTTCATTTTGCTGTGCACCCAGGCGCCCGACTACCTGCTGCCGACCACCGCCTGCGTGCTGCAGGAACGCCTCGGCATCGCGCGCAGCGCCGGCGCGCTCGACTTCAACCTCGGCTGCTCCGGCTTCGTGGTCGGCCTGTCGCTGGCCAAGGGCCTGGTCGAGAGCGGGGCGGCGCGGCGGGTGCTGCTGCTGACGGCGGACACCTATTCGAAATACATCCACGCCCAGGACCGCAGCGTGCGCACCCTGTTCGGCGACGGCGCCGCCGCCACCGTGGTCGGCGCGGCGGACGCTGCGGCGCCGGACGGGCAAGCGATCGGTCCCTTCGTGTTCGGCACCGACGGCCGCGGCGCGCACGACCTGATCGTCGCGACCGGCGGCGCCCGCCATGCGCGCGACGCCGCGTCCGGCGTGGCGCAGCTCGACGCCAACGGCAACCTGCGCAGCCGCGACGACCTGTACATGAACGGCGCCGAGGTATTCGCCTTTTCGCTGCGCGAAGTGCCGAAGGCGATCGACGCGCTGCTGGACAAGGCCGGCCTGGCGAAGGACGACATCGATTATTTCGTGCTGCACCAGGCCAACCGCTTCATGCTCGACGCGCTGCGCAAGAAGATCGGCGTCGCGCCCGAAAAACTGCCGATCCACATGGAAGACGTCGGCAACACCGTTTCCTCGACGATTCCCCTGACCCTGATCCGCATGCGCGCGGCCGGCCAACTGCGTCCCGGCGCGCGCCTCATGCTGGTCGGCTTCGGTGTCGGCTACTCGTGGGCCGCCACCATCCTCCAACTCTGA